One Caulobacter segnis genomic window carries:
- a CDS encoding BLUF domain-containing protein, translated as MLEFEEGREGLRRLIYASRYVGDGDPDETLRTIVTASIHNNRLVDVTGFLLAGEGRFLQWLEGPAASVRETFERIAGDARHTDLVTIADDAAEERVFRDWNMGRPRLGALDQGLLSEVGLEHSNPPAWMRSEPNAC; from the coding sequence ATGCTTGAATTCGAGGAGGGCCGCGAAGGCCTGCGCCGCCTGATCTACGCCAGCCGCTACGTCGGCGACGGGGACCCAGACGAGACGTTGCGGACGATCGTCACCGCCTCGATCCACAACAATCGGCTCGTTGACGTGACCGGGTTCCTGCTGGCGGGAGAAGGGCGCTTTCTGCAGTGGCTTGAAGGGCCGGCGGCCAGTGTCCGCGAGACCTTCGAACGGATCGCGGGAGACGCGCGCCATACCGACCTCGTGACCATCGCTGACGACGCGGCGGAGGAGCGTGTGTTTCGCGACTGGAACATGGGACGGCCCCGCCTGGGGGCCTTGGACCAGGGTCTCCTTTCCGAAGTGGGCTTGGAACACTCGAACCCACCGGCCTGGATGCGAAGCGAGCCCAACGCCTGCTGA
- a CDS encoding DUF4287 domain-containing protein — MAETKPQGLTEQQQKWFASVRANLERETGKTLDEWVEIVRRECKETKPKARTDWLKATYGIGQNRAAAIFSVAFPSEMGWDDADGLRKALWTAPASTAILEAVEAAVADFPGLVTGQRKGFTAWSNKAQFAALKPLKGGQAVLGLAVAPDASPRLAEPGNEGWSERLKAKITLASPAEVDADLKALLKAAWERS, encoded by the coding sequence ATGGCCGAAACCAAGCCGCAAGGCCTGACCGAGCAGCAACAGAAGTGGTTCGCCTCGGTCAGGGCCAACCTGGAGCGCGAAACCGGCAAGACCCTCGACGAGTGGGTCGAGATCGTCCGCCGCGAGTGCAAGGAGACCAAGCCCAAGGCGCGCACCGACTGGCTGAAGGCGACCTACGGCATCGGTCAGAACCGCGCGGCCGCCATCTTCTCCGTCGCCTTTCCATCCGAGATGGGCTGGGACGACGCCGACGGCCTGCGCAAGGCGCTGTGGACTGCCCCCGCGTCGACCGCGATCCTGGAAGCGGTCGAGGCCGCCGTCGCCGATTTCCCCGGCCTGGTCACCGGCCAGCGCAAGGGCTTCACCGCCTGGTCGAACAAGGCCCAGTTCGCGGCGCTGAAGCCGCTCAAGGGCGGCCAGGCGGTGCTGGGGCTGGCGGTGGCGCCCGACGCCTCCCCCCGTCTCGCCGAGCCCGGGAACGAGGGCTGGTCCGAGCGCCTGAAGGCCAAGATCACTCTCGCCTCGCCCGCCGAGGTCGACGCGGACCTGAAGGCGTTGCTCAAAGCGGCCTGGGAACGATCATAG
- a CDS encoding pyridoxamine 5'-phosphate oxidase family protein has product MSKEADLTAKFWKALKADRVVMLGLPDIGGGHSQPMSALIEGDHSGPLWMFTSSETDLVHALDVEGRDALLHFASKGHDLFAVVEGRLRIDTDFETVERLWNPFTAAWFEGKDDPRLRLLRFDPADAQIWLNENSFFAGVRLMLGMDPKEMYRDKVAEVRLH; this is encoded by the coding sequence ATGTCCAAGGAAGCCGATCTCACCGCCAAGTTCTGGAAGGCCCTCAAGGCCGATCGCGTCGTCATGCTGGGCCTGCCCGACATCGGTGGCGGCCACAGCCAGCCGATGAGCGCCCTGATCGAGGGCGACCACAGCGGGCCGCTCTGGATGTTCACCTCGTCGGAGACCGACCTCGTCCACGCCCTGGATGTCGAGGGCCGCGACGCCCTGTTGCACTTCGCCTCGAAGGGCCACGACCTGTTCGCCGTCGTCGAGGGCCGCCTGCGGATCGACACCGACTTCGAGACGGTGGAGCGCCTGTGGAATCCCTTCACCGCCGCCTGGTTTGAGGGCAAGGACGATCCGCGCCTGCGCCTGCTGCGCTTCGATCCGGCCGACGCCCAGATCTGGCTGAACGAAAACAGCTTCTTCGCCGGGGTCCGCCTGATGCTGGGCATGGATCCC
- a CDS encoding HIT family protein, with protein sequence MSLDGRYDADNIFAKIIRGEIPSVKVFEDDKVLAFMDVFPQSRGHALVISKVSQARNLLEVEPEVLSDLAAATQTLTRAVVAALKPDGVVVTQFNGASAGQTIFHLHFHVIPRYEGQVLGRHGEGGMADVEDLKALAAKIAAAL encoded by the coding sequence ATGAGCCTCGACGGACGCTACGACGCCGACAACATCTTCGCCAAGATCATCCGGGGCGAGATCCCCAGCGTGAAGGTGTTCGAGGACGACAAGGTCCTGGCCTTCATGGACGTCTTTCCGCAGTCGCGCGGCCACGCCCTGGTGATCTCCAAGGTCAGCCAGGCCCGCAACCTTCTCGAGGTCGAGCCCGAGGTGCTGAGCGACCTGGCCGCCGCCACCCAGACGCTGACCCGCGCCGTCGTCGCGGCCCTGAAGCCCGACGGCGTGGTCGTCACCCAGTTCAACGGCGCCTCGGCCGGCCAGACGATCTTCCACCTGCATTTCCACGTCATCCCCCGCTACGAGGGCCAGGTCCTGGGGCGCCACGGCGAGGGCGGCATGGCCGATGTCGAGGACCTGAAGGCCTTGGCGGCGAAGATCGCGGCGGCGCTGTAG